From the genome of Clostridium sp. BNL1100, one region includes:
- a CDS encoding ATP-binding protein, with the protein MRAITYIINNPVDVSDIVTLILDYITFGHCVCEDVIFEIKVILNELIVNAVQHGNKCNDCKHTYVTFKIIDNYLYVSVMDEGSGFNHTKTALINKDLDCVNDLYCDHGRGLVIVRQLCDKIKFNKCGNKVSIIKNLDIQQPKNV; encoded by the coding sequence GTGAGAGCTATTACTTATATTATCAACAATCCTGTAGATGTATCCGATATCGTTACTCTAATTCTTGATTACATCACATTTGGGCATTGTGTATGTGAAGATGTAATATTTGAAATAAAAGTTATACTCAATGAATTAATTGTAAATGCAGTACAGCATGGTAATAAGTGCAATGATTGTAAGCATACGTATGTAACCTTCAAAATAATAGACAATTACTTATATGTGAGTGTAATGGATGAGGGCAGCGGGTTCAACCATACAAAAACGGCTTTGATTAATAAAGATTTGGATTGTGTAAATGACCTGTATTGCGATCATGGCAGAGGATTGGTTATAGTTCGACAACTATGTGACAAAATAAAGTTTAATAAATGCGGAAATAAAGTTTCAATTATTAAAAACCTTGATATACAACAACCCAAAAATGTTTGA
- the rplW gene encoding 50S ribosomal protein L23 — protein sequence MRLPQDIIIKPYITEKSNMEIGAGKYTFIVDVKSTKTEIKKAVEALFSVKVLQVNTMNFEGKIKRTGVHEGPRPAWKKAIVKIDTDPKPVEYLAKGGKTVTNNKKYKNSIEEFGVAQ from the coding sequence ATGAGATTGCCACAAGACATAATTATAAAGCCATATATAACTGAAAAAAGTAATATGGAAATAGGTGCTGGTAAGTACACTTTTATTGTTGATGTAAAATCAACAAAAACCGAAATAAAAAAGGCAGTTGAAGCATTATTCAGCGTTAAGGTATTACAAGTTAATACCATGAACTTTGAAGGTAAAATCAAGCGCACAGGTGTTCACGAAGGACCACGTCCAGCTTGGAAAAAGGCAATCGTTAAGATTGATACTGATCCAAAGCCTGTTGAATACTTAGCAAAGGGCGGCAAGACTGTAACAAATAATAAGAAATATAAAAATAGCATTGAAGAATTTGGCGTTGCTCAGTAA
- a CDS encoding IMP dehydrogenase, translated as MAFYYNEPSRTFSEYLLVPNLSTKECIPDNVILKTPIVKHKVGEKPSLELNIPVASAIMQSVSDNNMAIALAKCGGISFIYGSQSIESQAEMVKKVKKYKAGFVVSDSNLRPDNKLRDVVAMKEKTGHSTIAITEDGTPTGKLLGIVTSRDYRLSRASLEEEISTFMTPFSQLIYGNEKTSLKEANDLIWEHKLNCLPIIDSNQKLMYFVFRKDYDSHKENPNELLDKSKSLVVGAGINTRDYKERVATLVEAGVDIVCIDSSDGYSEWQSDTIKWIKETYNGEVKVGAGNVVDKEGFRYLVDAGADFIKVGIGGGSICITREQKGIGRGQASSLIEVSAARDEYMKETGIYVPICSDGGIVHDYHMVLALAMGADFIMLGRYFARFDESPTRKLKVGGNFVKEYWGEGSNRARNWQRYDMGGEAKLGFEEGVDSYVPYAGKLKDNLDTTIYKIKSTMCNCGALSVSDLQQKARITLVSATSIKEGGAHDVILKDKELSS; from the coding sequence ATGGCTTTTTATTACAACGAACCTTCGAGGACTTTCAGTGAATACCTCTTAGTTCCAAACCTCAGTACAAAGGAATGTATACCGGATAATGTTATACTAAAGACACCAATAGTAAAACATAAAGTCGGGGAAAAACCTTCTCTCGAATTGAATATACCGGTTGCTTCCGCAATAATGCAGTCTGTTTCAGATAACAACATGGCAATAGCATTGGCAAAGTGTGGAGGTATATCATTCATTTACGGTTCACAAAGCATCGAAAGTCAGGCTGAAATGGTAAAGAAGGTTAAGAAATATAAAGCTGGATTTGTAGTAAGCGACAGCAATCTTCGCCCTGACAATAAACTCAGAGATGTAGTTGCAATGAAGGAAAAAACAGGACATTCAACCATAGCTATAACAGAAGACGGAACACCTACAGGCAAACTTCTGGGAATAGTTACAAGCAGGGATTACCGTTTAAGCAGAGCATCATTGGAAGAGGAAATAAGCACTTTTATGACTCCATTCTCTCAGTTAATATACGGAAATGAAAAAACATCATTAAAAGAAGCAAATGACTTAATCTGGGAGCATAAGCTAAATTGTCTTCCAATAATAGATAGCAATCAAAAATTGATGTATTTCGTATTCAGAAAAGACTACGATAGCCACAAGGAAAATCCAAACGAATTGTTGGATAAGAGCAAAAGTCTTGTGGTAGGGGCAGGTATAAATACACGTGATTATAAGGAAAGAGTAGCTACACTGGTTGAAGCAGGAGTAGATATCGTCTGTATAGACTCCTCCGACGGTTACAGCGAATGGCAGTCTGATACAATTAAATGGATTAAGGAAACATATAATGGAGAAGTAAAAGTCGGTGCGGGAAATGTAGTAGACAAGGAAGGTTTCAGGTATTTAGTTGACGCAGGTGCTGATTTTATAAAGGTTGGTATCGGTGGTGGGTCTATATGCATAACAAGAGAACAAAAAGGTATCGGACGCGGACAGGCATCCTCCCTTATTGAGGTATCAGCTGCAAGAGATGAATACATGAAAGAGACCGGTATATATGTACCAATATGCTCTGATGGCGGAATAGTACATGATTATCATATGGTACTTGCTCTGGCAATGGGTGCTGATTTTATAATGTTAGGTAGATATTTTGCAAGATTTGACGAAAGCCCAACCAGAAAGTTAAAGGTTGGAGGAAACTTTGTTAAGGAATATTGGGGAGAAGGCTCAAACCGTGCAAGAAACTGGCAGAGATACGACATGGGAGGAGAAGCAAAGCTTGGCTTTGAAGAAGGTGTTGACTCATATGTTCCCTACGCAGGTAAATTAAAAGACAATCTGGATACTACTATTTATAAGATAAAATCTACTATGTGCAACTGCGGTGCCTTATCGGTATCTGATCTCCAGCAGAAAGCCAGAATAACACTGGTATCTGCGACAAGTATCAAAGAAGGCGGTGCCCATGACGTAATTCTTAAGGACAAGGAACTATCTTCCTGA
- the rplV gene encoding 50S ribosomal protein L22 — MAEQNAKHTKSNKPALLTKKERKVLGIGKDEGRAVLKYARISSRKVKIVLDLIKNKGIDEAYGILKFTPKAASEVLYKLLKSAEANAVNNNSLNHDNLFIAEAFATQGPTLKRIMPRAQGRAFKIQKRTSHITLVVKERE; from the coding sequence TTGGCTGAACAAAATGCTAAGCATACTAAGTCAAATAAGCCTGCACTTCTTACTAAGAAAGAGAGAAAAGTTCTCGGAATCGGTAAAGATGAAGGAAGAGCAGTTTTAAAATATGCACGTATATCATCCAGAAAGGTTAAAATCGTACTGGATTTGATAAAAAATAAGGGTATAGATGAGGCTTATGGTATCCTCAAATTTACACCTAAGGCTGCATCAGAGGTTTTGTACAAGCTTCTTAAATCAGCAGAAGCAAATGCTGTTAACAATAATAGTTTGAATCATGATAACCTTTTTATTGCAGAAGCTTTTGCAACTCAAGGACCAACATTAAAGAGAATTATGCCACGTGCTCAAGGTAGAGCATTTAAAATTCAAAAAAGAACCAGCCATATAACATTGGTTGTAAAGGAAAGAGAATAA
- the rplB gene encoding 50S ribosomal protein L2, with product MALKKYSPTSPSRRFMTGMDYSDLSKVEPEKSLLEPLKKNGGRNSYGRITVRHQGGGNRQKYRVIDFKRDKDGIKAKVATIEYDPNRTANIALLNYLDGEKRYILAPVGLSVGDIVESGASADIKPGNALPLTNIPVGSLIHNIELKPGKGGQMVRAAGNSAQLMAKEGEYAQVRLPSGEVRMVRINCKATIGQIGNLEHENVSLGKAGRKRWMGIRPTVRGVVMNPVDHPHGGGEGKSPIGRPSPVTPWGKPTLGLKTRKKKNKSDKFIVKRRNQK from the coding sequence ATGGCATTAAAAAAGTATAGTCCTACTTCTCCATCCAGAAGGTTTATGACAGGAATGGATTATTCAGATTTATCGAAAGTTGAACCTGAAAAGTCATTACTGGAACCTCTGAAGAAAAATGGAGGAAGAAACTCTTATGGTAGGATTACTGTTCGTCATCAAGGCGGCGGTAACAGACAAAAATATAGAGTTATAGATTTTAAGAGAGACAAAGATGGAATCAAAGCAAAGGTTGCTACAATCGAGTATGATCCAAACAGGACTGCAAATATTGCGCTTCTTAACTATTTAGATGGTGAAAAGAGATATATTCTTGCACCAGTAGGATTAAGTGTTGGCGATATTGTTGAGTCAGGAGCATCTGCGGATATCAAACCAGGTAACGCACTTCCTCTTACAAATATCCCTGTAGGTTCATTAATTCATAATATTGAACTTAAGCCAGGTAAGGGTGGCCAGATGGTTAGAGCTGCAGGAAACTCTGCTCAATTGATGGCTAAAGAGGGCGAATATGCTCAGGTTAGACTTCCTTCAGGTGAAGTTCGTATGGTTAGAATCAATTGTAAAGCTACAATCGGACAGATTGGTAATCTTGAACACGAAAACGTGTCACTTGGTAAGGCTGGTAGAAAAAGATGGATGGGTATCAGACCTACAGTCCGCGGTGTTGTTATGAACCCGGTTGACCATCCTCACGGTGGTGGAGAAGGTAAATCACCTATCGGTAGACCAAGTCCTGTTACACCTTGGGGTAAACCAACTCTTGGCTTGAAGACTAGAAAGAAGAAAAACAAGTCAGATAAGTTTATTGTTAAGAGAAGAAATCAAAAGTAA
- the rplD gene encoding 50S ribosomal protein L4 — translation MPKVDLYNMKGEVVGDIQLCDNVFGAEVNNEVLHAVVVNQLANKRQGTQSTKTKSEVRGGGKKPWRQKGTGRARQGSIRSAQWIKGGIVLGPKPRSYRYTMPKKVKRIAMKSALTSKVSGNEIFVLDALTLEAIKTKSMVGVLNNLKVDSSALIVIDSKNENIVKSARNIPGIKTAYVNTLNVFDILKYDKFIITKDAVEKVEEVYA, via the coding sequence ATGCCAAAGGTTGATTTATATAACATGAAAGGTGAAGTAGTTGGAGATATTCAACTTTGCGATAATGTTTTCGGTGCAGAAGTAAATAATGAAGTACTTCACGCAGTAGTAGTAAATCAGTTAGCAAATAAAAGACAAGGTACTCAGTCGACAAAAACCAAAAGTGAAGTTAGAGGTGGCGGTAAGAAGCCATGGAGACAAAAGGGAACCGGTCGTGCAAGACAGGGTAGTATCCGTTCAGCACAGTGGATTAAAGGTGGTATAGTATTAGGACCTAAGCCACGTAGCTACAGATACACTATGCCAAAGAAAGTAAAGCGTATTGCTATGAAGTCAGCATTGACATCAAAGGTTTCAGGAAATGAAATTTTTGTACTGGATGCTTTGACATTGGAAGCAATTAAGACTAAGTCAATGGTAGGTGTGCTTAACAATTTGAAAGTTGATTCAAGTGCTTTGATAGTAATAGATTCAAAGAATGAAAACATTGTTAAGTCTGCTAGAAATATACCAGGAATAAAGACAGCATACGTAAATACTCTTAATGTATTTGATATATTGAAATATGATAAGTTTATTATAACTAAGGATGCTGTTGAAAAGGTTGAGGAGGTGTACGCATAA
- the rplC gene encoding 50S ribosomal protein L3 — translation MKKAMLGKKIGMTQIFDENGLVIPVTVVEAGPLTVVQKKTVETDGYNALKVGYQKVAEKKLSKPALGQFSKTKLAPMKYLREFRLEDISSYEVGQEIKAEDMFQSGDKIDVSGLSKGKGFQGTIKRYGQKGGPKTHGSMYHRRVGSMSANTNPARVFKGKKLPGHMGMDNTTVQNLEVVRVDAERNLILVKGALPGPKGGLLVIKSTVKSGK, via the coding sequence ATGAAAAAAGCAATGTTAGGTAAGAAAATTGGAATGACTCAAATATTTGATGAAAATGGTTTGGTTATACCAGTTACAGTTGTAGAAGCAGGCCCATTAACAGTTGTTCAGAAGAAGACTGTTGAAACTGACGGATATAATGCTTTAAAAGTTGGATATCAAAAGGTTGCGGAAAAGAAACTTAGCAAACCTGCTTTAGGTCAGTTCAGCAAGACTAAGCTTGCTCCAATGAAGTATCTTAGAGAGTTCAGACTGGAAGATATATCAAGCTATGAAGTCGGTCAGGAAATTAAGGCTGAGGATATGTTCCAATCTGGAGATAAAATAGACGTAAGTGGCCTTTCAAAGGGTAAAGGATTTCAGGGTACTATTAAGAGATACGGCCAAAAAGGTGGACCTAAAACTCACGGTTCAATGTACCACAGAAGAGTTGGTTCCATGAGTGCAAACACCAATCCGGCAAGAGTATTTAAGGGCAAGAAGTTACCAGGTCATATGGGTATGGACAACACTACAGTTCAAAATCTTGAAGTTGTTAGAGTTGATGCAGAAAGAAACCTTATTCTTGTAAAAGGTGCTCTTCCAGGACCTAAAGGTGGATTGCTTGTTATTAAAAGTACGGTTAAATCCGGTAAATAA
- the rpsS gene encoding 30S ribosomal protein S19 gives MSRSVKKGPYVLDSLLKKIEEMNKVNDKKVIKTWSRASTIFPQMVGHTIAVHDGKKHVPVYITEEMVGHKLGEFAPTRTYKGHGGNEKSSSLR, from the coding sequence ATGAGTAGATCAGTTAAAAAGGGACCTTACGTGCTTGATTCATTGCTTAAGAAGATTGAAGAAATGAATAAAGTAAATGATAAGAAAGTTATCAAGACCTGGTCAAGGGCTTCAACTATATTCCCTCAGATGGTTGGACACACAATTGCTGTTCATGATGGAAAGAAGCACGTTCCTGTATATATAACAGAAGAAATGGTTGGTCATAAGCTTGGTGAATTTGCACCAACAAGAACATACAAGGGACATGGCGGTAACGAGAAGTCTTCTTCTCTAAGGTAA
- the rpsC gene encoding 30S ribosomal protein S3: MGQKVNPHGLRIGIIKDWDTKWYANDKSFSSYLVEDVKIRNFIKKKLYISGISRIEIDRAANKVKINVNTAKPGLVIGKGGQGIEELRKEIEKMTGKSVLINITEIKVPEMDAQLVAENIASQLEKRISFRRAMKQAMSRTMKLGAKGIKTACAGRLGGAEIARTEHYHDGTIPLQTLRADIDYGFAEANTTYGKIGVKVWIYKGEVLPAVKRDRKAEGGVK; encoded by the coding sequence ATGGGCCAGAAAGTAAATCCTCATGGATTAAGAATTGGAATTATTAAAGATTGGGATACAAAATGGTATGCTAATGACAAATCTTTTAGCAGCTATCTTGTTGAAGATGTGAAAATAAGAAATTTCATAAAGAAGAAGCTTTATATTTCAGGCATTTCTAGAATTGAGATTGACCGTGCAGCAAATAAGGTCAAGATTAATGTAAATACTGCAAAGCCAGGACTTGTAATAGGCAAGGGTGGCCAAGGTATTGAAGAACTTAGAAAAGAAATAGAAAAAATGACAGGAAAGAGCGTTCTGATTAACATCACTGAGATTAAAGTTCCTGAAATGGATGCTCAGCTAGTTGCAGAGAACATCGCGTCACAGCTAGAAAAACGTATATCTTTCAGAAGAGCAATGAAGCAGGCTATGTCAAGAACAATGAAACTTGGTGCTAAGGGTATCAAGACTGCGTGTGCAGGTAGACTTGGTGGTGCAGAAATAGCAAGAACTGAGCATTATCATGACGGTACTATTCCACTTCAAACACTTCGTGCTGATATAGACTATGGTTTTGCCGAAGCAAACACAACTTATGGTAAAATTGGTGTCAAGGTATGGATATACAAAGGAGAAGTTCTTCCTGCTGTTAAGAGAGACAGAAAAGCGGAAGGAGGGGTTAAGTAA
- a CDS encoding SigB/SigF/SigG family RNA polymerase sigma factor, translating into MENKTQNTLNYNEAQLFSLYISTGNLDYRNEIVSNYLSLAEYLSKKFLNRGVDFDDIYQVACLALIKAVERFSPDKGVKFISFATPTILGEIKRFFRDKSTTIKIPRRIYESRQGVNKARDELTQKLSRVPRADEIAEYMGIPVDTVLEIIEAGSSAIVKSLDQTINQENDSELGDTLGYDEKTYEMIDNKDFLEKALTSFNDIEKEFITYRYIQNMTQKQIAEILGVSQMYISRMEKKILDKFRTYLK; encoded by the coding sequence ATGGAAAACAAAACTCAAAATACATTAAACTACAATGAAGCACAGTTGTTTTCTCTATACATAAGTACAGGAAATCTGGATTATAGAAATGAGATTGTATCAAATTACCTTAGTCTTGCAGAGTACTTGTCCAAAAAGTTTTTAAACAGGGGAGTAGACTTTGATGATATATATCAAGTGGCTTGTCTTGCCTTAATAAAAGCTGTAGAAAGATTCAGTCCGGACAAGGGAGTAAAATTTATAAGTTTTGCAACTCCGACAATTCTAGGTGAAATAAAAAGATTTTTCAGAGATAAGAGTACAACAATAAAGATTCCCAGAAGAATATATGAATCCCGGCAGGGAGTAAACAAGGCCAGAGATGAGCTTACACAAAAGCTGAGTAGAGTACCAAGAGCAGATGAAATAGCTGAATACATGGGGATACCCGTTGATACAGTACTTGAGATAATAGAAGCCGGAAGCTCTGCTATAGTTAAATCCTTGGATCAGACAATCAATCAGGAAAATGATTCTGAATTGGGTGATACTTTAGGGTACGACGAGAAAACATACGAAATGATAGATAATAAAGACTTTCTTGAAAAGGCTTTAACATCATTTAATGACATAGAAAAAGAATTTATAACATATAGGTACATTCAGAACATGACTCAAAAACAGATTGCTGAAATACTTGGAGTTTCACAGATGTACATTTCAAGAATGGAAAAGAAGATACTAGATAAATTCAGAACTTATCTCAAGTAG
- a CDS encoding DUF6106 family protein, with protein MDIFMEKIVKRRKSAVDSVIIAATIVIGLLLIMIVGSVSFLQTFMPVLLVAIGYLGYMLIRNRNVEYEYIVTNGDLDIDMIIAQRKRKRVFSGSCKDFEIVAKMTSGQYNQSYENIKNRLNAVTAMDSNEVYFISTVKDGEKMLVFFEPHPKMIESFKKYIPRKVFE; from the coding sequence ATGGATATATTTATGGAGAAAATTGTAAAACGCAGAAAATCTGCTGTTGACTCAGTAATAATTGCAGCTACAATTGTAATTGGCTTATTGTTAATCATGATAGTTGGCTCAGTGAGCTTCCTACAAACCTTCATGCCGGTTTTGCTTGTAGCAATCGGATATTTGGGCTATATGCTGATAAGGAACAGAAACGTAGAATATGAATATATCGTCACCAACGGTGATTTAGATATAGATATGATAATAGCACAGAGGAAGAGAAAAAGAGTATTTAGTGGTTCCTGCAAGGATTTTGAGATAGTTGCAAAAATGACAAGCGGTCAGTATAATCAAAGCTATGAAAACATCAAAAATCGCTTAAATGCTGTAACAGCAATGGATTCAAATGAAGTATACTTTATATCCACAGTAAAAGACGGTGAGAAAATGCTTGTATTTTTCGAGCCACATCCCAAAATGATTGAATCATTTAAGAAATACATTCCAAGAAAGGTTTTTGAATAA
- a CDS encoding STAS domain-containing protein, translating into MEHSELSVQKMLDGGKCQIILSGEIDIHTSQNFKNELNEAVKSCNGDLYIDCKELTYIDSTGLGILVGALKEVRKEDNHIYICNLKDNIKKLFLITGLDKLFKIE; encoded by the coding sequence GTGGAACATAGTGAACTGAGTGTTCAAAAAATGCTGGATGGAGGTAAATGTCAAATTATCCTTTCAGGTGAAATTGACATACACACATCACAGAACTTTAAAAACGAGCTGAATGAGGCGGTTAAATCCTGCAATGGCGACCTCTATATAGATTGCAAGGAACTTACCTATATAGACAGCACAGGCTTAGGCATACTTGTAGGTGCACTTAAAGAGGTAAGAAAAGAAGACAATCATATATACATTTGTAATTTAAAGGACAATATAAAGAAGTTATTTCTCATTACCGGTTTGGACAAGCTATTTAAAATAGAATAA
- a CDS encoding ATP-binding protein, protein MNSNLNDNVVIILPAKSEYVSTARLTASSVSTRAGFNIDEVEDIKVAVSEVCNIILSRTENNISQYRISFDINTDNIKITFTAENSTLDCFEQSIENEYGLYIMKALMDSVELCNEDHSIVMTKKIGV, encoded by the coding sequence ATGAATAGTAATTTAAATGATAATGTAGTAATCATTTTGCCCGCAAAAAGCGAATATGTAAGTACGGCAAGATTAACTGCATCTAGTGTTTCAACCAGAGCAGGTTTTAATATTGACGAAGTTGAGGATATAAAGGTGGCTGTATCTGAAGTATGTAATATAATACTTTCAAGAACAGAAAATAACATAAGTCAATACAGAATATCCTTTGATATCAATACTGACAATATTAAAATAACATTTACGGCAGAAAACAGTACACTAGACTGTTTTGAACAATCCATAGAAAACGAATACGGACTATACATTATGAAAGCTCTTATGGATTCAGTAGAGCTGTGTAATGAAGATCATTCCATAGTAATGACAAAAAAGATTGGAGTATAG
- the rpsJ gene encoding 30S ribosomal protein S10 — MSNKQKIRIRLKAFDHQVLDQSAEKIVETAKRTGAKVSGPVPLPTEKEIITILRAPHKYKDSREQFEMRTHKRLIDVVLPTPKTVDALMRLDLPAGVDIEIKL; from the coding sequence ATGTCAAACAAACAGAAAATACGTATCAGACTAAAGGCGTTCGATCATCAGGTGCTTGATCAGTCAGCTGAGAAGATCGTTGAAACTGCTAAGAGGACAGGCGCAAAGGTTTCAGGACCTGTACCGCTTCCTACTGAGAAAGAGATTATTACAATCTTAAGAGCTCCACATAAATACAAGGACTCAAGAGAGCAGTTTGAAATGAGAACTCATAAAAGATTGATAGATGTAGTTCTACCAACGCCAAAGACTGTTGACGCATTAATGAGGCTGGATCTTCCAGCGGGTGTAGACATTGAGATTAAATTATAA
- the lysS gene encoding lysine--tRNA ligase, producing MSEENIQENQQSEEDLSEILRVRRAKLKDLQDKDSDPFKIVKYDVTNSTKNIIDNFEAQEGQTASIAGRLMSKRGMGKAGFCDLQDRDGKIQLYVRKDEVGDEVYEMFKKYDIGDIVGVKGEIFKTHKGEISIKVKEITLLSKSLLPLPEKWHGLKDTDLRYRQRYVDLIVNPEVKNTFILRSKIIKSIRKFLDNRGFLEVDTPLLNTIPGGATARPFITHHNTLDIDMYLRIAPELYLKRLIVGGMEKVYEMGRMFRNEGMSVKHNPEFTMMEVYEAYNDYKGMMELTENLISTVAMETLGTTKIQYQGQEIDLTPPWNRMTMIEAVKKYSGIDFDTIKTDEEAKAAAESKKVHVKDGMVRGEILNLMFEEFVESNLVQPTFIYDYPVEISPLTKRKPDCPELTERFEFFITGREMGNAYSELNDPIDQKERFISQVKKRDSGDEEANMMDDDYVTALEYGMPPTGGLGIGVDRLIILLTDSASIRDILLFPTMKPRD from the coding sequence ATGTCAGAAGAGAATATTCAGGAGAATCAACAAAGTGAAGAGGATTTAAGCGAGATACTAAGAGTCAGACGTGCCAAGCTAAAGGATTTACAGGATAAAGACAGTGATCCTTTTAAAATAGTAAAGTACGATGTAACAAATTCAACTAAAAATATTATTGATAATTTTGAAGCGCAAGAAGGTCAGACTGCCTCTATTGCCGGAAGGTTAATGTCAAAGCGTGGCATGGGTAAGGCAGGATTCTGTGACCTACAGGACAGGGATGGAAAAATTCAGCTCTATGTCAGAAAAGACGAAGTTGGAGATGAAGTATATGAAATGTTTAAAAAATATGACATAGGTGATATAGTAGGTGTAAAGGGAGAGATATTTAAGACTCACAAGGGAGAAATATCAATTAAGGTAAAAGAGATTACACTTTTATCCAAGTCGTTGCTTCCATTGCCTGAAAAGTGGCATGGTTTAAAAGATACGGATTTAAGATACAGACAAAGGTATGTGGATTTGATAGTAAACCCGGAAGTTAAAAATACCTTTATATTAAGAAGTAAAATAATCAAATCAATCAGAAAATTCCTTGATAACAGAGGATTCCTTGAAGTTGATACACCATTATTGAACACAATTCCGGGTGGAGCGACTGCAAGACCGTTTATTACACATCACAATACATTGGACATAGATATGTATTTGAGAATTGCACCTGAACTATACTTAAAGAGGCTTATAGTCGGTGGAATGGAAAAAGTATATGAAATGGGAAGAATGTTCAGAAATGAAGGTATGTCCGTAAAGCACAACCCTGAGTTTACAATGATGGAAGTGTATGAAGCATACAATGATTATAAGGGAATGATGGAACTTACAGAAAACCTTATCTCTACTGTAGCAATGGAGACATTGGGTACTACTAAGATTCAGTACCAAGGACAGGAAATTGATCTAACTCCGCCTTGGAACAGAATGACTATGATAGAGGCAGTAAAAAAATACTCAGGAATTGATTTCGACACAATAAAGACTGATGAAGAAGCAAAAGCGGCTGCAGAATCTAAAAAGGTTCATGTAAAAGACGGTATGGTCCGCGGAGAAATATTGAATCTTATGTTTGAAGAATTTGTAGAGAGCAATCTGGTCCAACCTACATTTATATATGACTACCCTGTTGAAATATCTCCTCTTACAAAAAGGAAACCGGATTGTCCTGAATTAACAGAACGTTTCGAATTCTTTATTACAGGAAGAGAAATGGGTAATGCATACTCTGAGTTAAACGACCCTATTGATCAAAAAGAAAGATTTATCAGCCAGGTGAAAAAGAGGGATTCCGGAGACGAAGAAGCAAATATGATGGATGATGATTATGTTACGGCATTGGAATATGGAATGCCACCGACAGGTGGATTGGGAATAGGTGTTGACAGACTGATAATACTATTGACGGATTCAGCATCAATAAGAGATATTCTATTATTCCCTACAATGAAACCAAGAGATTAA
- the greA gene encoding transcription elongation factor GreA → MSAKEVVLTYEGLKKLEEELEFLRGTKRKEVAERIKQALSFGDISENSEYDEAKNEQAQVEGRIVQLESMLKHARIIDEDEVNTDVVSLGSKVKIFDVEFDEEVEYLIVGSTEANPLKSKISNESPVGAALIGHTKGETVEVQVPDGVLKFKILEISK, encoded by the coding sequence ATGTCAGCAAAAGAAGTCGTTTTAACCTACGAAGGCTTAAAGAAGCTGGAAGAAGAATTAGAATTTTTAAGGGGAACTAAAAGAAAAGAAGTAGCCGAAAGAATAAAGCAGGCTCTTTCATTTGGTGATATTTCTGAAAATTCTGAATATGATGAAGCAAAAAACGAACAGGCACAAGTAGAAGGCAGGATTGTTCAACTTGAATCTATGCTCAAACATGCCAGAATAATAGATGAAGATGAAGTAAATACAGATGTTGTAAGCCTTGGATCAAAGGTAAAGATTTTTGATGTTGAGTTTGATGAAGAAGTAGAATACTTGATTGTTGGTTCTACAGAAGCCAACCCTCTTAAATCAAAGATTTCAAATGAGTCTCCTGTAGGTGCAGCACTAATTGGGCATACAAAAGGTGAAACAGTTGAAGTACAAGTTCCTGACGGAGTATTAAAATTTAAGATACTGGAGATATCCAAGTAA